CAACAATTCTGAACACACTTCAATGCTAAATCTTGCTAGATGTCAAAGAATAACAACTGATAACAAGTTAATCGATACATTATCACTGTGTGGCCTGCAAATGAAACACCTTCATTGAGAATTAACCCTCGAGGTTATTCGCTCAATTAAAAAAGGTTCCTTGAGAATTCAATGGTTAACAGAGTAACCTCCCTGACATATTCGACAGCAGATTCCTGAGATAGACTTGTTTTATTAGCAACATAAGCTATTATTTGAGTTTAGAGACTGGTTCTGATGTTGAAGACACCATTAATGTGTTAATTTGGACAtgccacaacttcctgtaccTGAGAATAGCTATAGGATCAATTTAGTGTTAATGTGTACTGATTAAAAATAAGCAgaagttattttatttttttgcatgACTTTATCTGAATTTTAAATCATCTAAAGATATTTTTAACATTTCCTTTAGGTTCCAAAAGGTCACGTTTGGTTAGAAGGTGACAACTTGCAGAACTCCACAGACTCCAGGAATTATGGACCAGTTTCCTTATGCACTGATTCAGGGACGAGTATGTAAGTATTAAAAACTTGATGGTAATTCTTGCAGAGAATACTTGTCTAATCAATCACTATATGTCACCTGTTATAGTGAAGGAGTAACATTAAATGGTAATTAATAAAAAGTATGTGTCATTTATGCTAATGAAAATATATCTATATTTTATAGATTTGGCCTCCACATGAATTTGGTTTCCTGCAAGAAAGTCCCAATCAAACTTCCTCTCGATGAATGAAATCTATAGCAACAGATTAAGTCAGTATCACTAAGAACTAATGTTTTATTTGCATCTCAAAGCCAGAAGATATATTGCAACCAGAGACTTCAAAGGTGCTTTGTGGATGAATAAAGTTATGCTTTAAGCAAGGTACCTACTGTACTCTGAAACACTTACAataacaatttataaaggaagatGTCTTTTATGGTCAAGAATTCAAGAACTTGAAGAAAGATGGAGTACACTCACAGCAAGATTCTCAAATCTAGTAGTTTGGTGAAAAGGATTACAACATCATAAGGCATAGGAGAAGAAGTAAACCATTTGGAGTCTGCCTGCCTTTCCATCATGGCAGATTTAGTATCCTTTTTCAACTTCATTCTATTTTCTTCTCCCTGTGATTGAGATCAATATCAGGCAGTGGTAAATTTAAATAGTTTAGTTATTTATATAGcatatttaaaacaactcacagtGTTGTAGAGATTACCATGAGGAACTAATTGGCCACTACCTAAACAACGATGGGCAGCCAAATACACTGGTGAGGCTGTCTTTCCACAAAGATATTTCTAATTAGGACTTTTTAAAAAACCTAGTCCACAGTAAATAAAAAATGATATTCCATTCCTCCTGTAGCAGAGAGCCGTTGGTTAGAATGCTCAAAAGTGCTGAATAAACGACCATTTTTGTATTCATGTATTttgttaaaaagttttaaaataaaatatttatataattgTACTTTCTTAATTCGTCACTCAGACCAATTGTCAGATCCACTCTCATGCAAATATAGCGAATTCTAGAATAGAATTGGACTCATacaattttacagcacagaatcaggcccttcggcccaacatgtccatgctgacAGAGATGTATACCCAAACTAGATGTCTGTGTTCAGCCTATATTCCTCTCCAGTCATTAATAAAGGACACACAATCAAGTTTTGCAAGAAATACTTTAGATGGGTTGCAGTGTGAACAGAATAAATGTATTTTTAGTTTGTCAAAATGAGGGGCAGAAATGTTCTAACAATGATTAGGACATACCTTTGAACCCAAGAACCTCCAAACCAGGAAGCTACACTTGAATTCAATGTTTCTTTTGTGAGAGTATGCTGTGTAAGACTACATTAATAAATCTATACTTTTAACATCGAACAAATACAAATTTTGCAAGCAAATAAAATGACTCATTTTTTGATCAGTAGAATTTATAGTTATGCAGAATATCAGCATGCAAACATTGACCTTGGAATTGATGGGAGAAGTGAGCCTCAAACTCTTTTGTCGCATGCTGATCCTCTTTTACAAGGCGAGTTTGTGTGCACATTTGTTGTTTATTTCCCACAAAGTGAACATAAATGGCTGATGCAGTTAATTGCACATGTTGATTGGCAGGGCGGCTCTTGTACTTTCCATAGACAGGCACTGAAGGAACTCTGCATGTTGATCATCTGACTTCATTAAACTGCCATTGTGTTGAAGCTTGCAAACATGTGATGTAGTTTTGATTCAACCACATGAACCAGTCAAAATATGATTCAGTTAGGCAGTTTGGTTCATTTAATCAGTTTACAATGATAGCCTCCGTTCTTTGTGGTTGATAAAAATTCTATGGCTGATTACCTTCTGATAAATAGTTTAAAAACAGGTTGCATTTAAAGATTTCAACTTTTGTTCAAGATCTCTATGCTGAGAGAACAAGTATGACAACAGATGAGAAACATATTTTCTTCTGCCTcatctacaggaaggatatattCTCCGCCACATCGGCAACTGTAGGTATAGCATTGGTCAGcttgaaaagcaaaataaaagcATTAACATACATACAAATATACATCTTTTCTTAAAGCCATAATGGCCACCTGTATAAATATAGTAAAATGTTCCAAGTTGCTTCACTGGAAGGTTACCAAAACTTAAAGCATTAAGGTGGATGTCTAAAATCTTGatcaaaagtgttggagaaactcaacagatttcAGTTTGAAGGAAGGAAAGAGTAAAGAAATGAAGAGGCACAGCTTTGGAAAGTACATGGCAGAGTTCAGGGTTTAGGCAGATGAAAGCATGGCCAATAGTGGAGCAACTAAATTCAGGATCAAGAGATCAGAGTTGGTGGTATCTCATAAACTACAGATCTGCAGGAAAGGTGGGACATTAGCTAACAAACCATAATTATTTTGTTGAAAAGGTGAAGGTCTCACAAGTTAAACCCAAATGGAACATCTTCATCGCTCAAATATTtcagattaaatattcatagcctagGTGTACTTTTAACCAAAATTAGTATCTCAACAATCACATACTTTGATCTTTGCAAAAGTGCCTGCCTCTGCTCCAATGACACTGTAATATTTAAATCAAGCTATTATAAACTTATTTATCCTGACATCTAATTGTCCACCATCTGTAAATTGCAACTTCCATCAGAACAAGTAGGCTGGGGGATAAATGCCATCTTTTGCAGAGATGTCACTTTGTGGAGGATGATGAAAAGATTACATCTCAAACACCACAGGTAATATCTTAAATCCCATTAATCCATTCTAATCTTTAGACTCATCTATTTCTACAGATCCACCATACTTACTGATAGAAACTCCACCATTCTTAGTTCTTTCCATGTTCCCCCAACTATCCATTTTTGTGCAACCCCCCTCTTTTCCCACCATTATCGTGGCTTGTTacatattaacaatttggatggcaAAGTAGCTAATATGgttagtcagtttgcagatgTCCAAAAATTAGTGGTAGATTGGAGATACTCTCCAAGGTTATTACAGATTAAAACAAGATCTAGATCAACTGAGAAATGGGCAAAGAAataaaagatggaatttaattttgacaAATGCAAGATGTTGCGCCTGTAGGTTAAAGCAGGACAGCACTTGCACAGTAAAGACTGGACCCTAGAATGCTGTAGAACAGTGAATTTGAGGTACAGGTACATGGTTCCTTGAAAGTGGGCAACAGTGATACTGGCTTGATGTCAGAAaacaacctcacattcaatgtTAGTAAGACTAAGGAGCTAATGGTAGACTTTCAGAAAGGGGCAGAACTCGCTCTCTGGTCTGCATCAACAGTGTGGAGGTAGAAAGCATCCagcctggacagagtacctggctgggtattaaaaatctgtgctcacgaacttaccaatgtattcacagatatcttcactATCTCACTCtagcagggcgtggtacccacccgtttcaaacaggcttcaatcaTACTGGTACCCTGtcgtgtagtaacctgccttaatgactattgacccgCAGCACTTACATCACCAGTGATGaattgttttgaaaggctggtgttgaagcatatcaggtcCTATCTGAGTGAtgacatggatacgttccagttcTCCTATCGTAGGAACAGGTCtaaggcagatgccatctcaccagcccaacacaaagccctggaacacttggacagtaaagatgcattcataaggatactctttatcgactacagtttggcatttaacatcatcatccccataAAACTAATCAGCAGATTCCAAGacatgggactcaacaccccacagtAATTGgatcttgatttcctcaccttcagaccccAATTAGATTAagaacacctcctccacaatctccatcagtaccggagcaccacagggctgcatttttagcctgctctactcactatgcaCCTACAACTGTAGGGTTTGGTATGATAATAACACCATTtacacatttgctgatgataccattgAGGTGGGTTGCgtaaagaaaagtgaggagacagcatacaggatgaagattgaaaactgggctgaatggtgcaccaaccacaACCTTCCACTTGAtcttaccaaaactaaggagctgattgttaacttcaggaagggaaagccagaagtttacaatccagtgatcactgggggttcAGAGATGGACAGGGTGAGCCAaaggttcttaggagtcactatcttggagaatctttcctgcacccaatgacatcgtgaagatAGCACACCAGTGCCTCGACTTCTTCAGGAGCTTTGCATAGGTTTGGTAtgaaaccagaaaccctggcaaagtgtgctgactgggtgcatcatggtcgggtatggggacaccaatacccttgagtgtaaagccctccaaaaggtagtggacacagcccaggacatcacaggcaaaaccctccccactattgagaacatctacagagagcagcagcaatcatcatggatccacaccacccagcacatgctctgttctcgctgctgccacaagactcacaccaccaggttcaggaacagctggtacccctccaccattagtctcctcaacaacaaactcaatcagggaatcatttaaggactcttacttttgcactttattgaatttaaaaaaaaatcttactgtattgcagtcagtttgtttacagttctttatttgtgtacagaTAAATCTATAtgttgtgtacagattttttggtactacaaataagtggtaattctgcctagccTGCAGGAACAAGGAATcttagggctgtatgtgatgtatgtactgacaataaatctgacatttgTATCCGAGGTAGTAGACAGATACCAAGAATAAATACCTCAAATGAACTGTCATGGTCCATCCACATCGAggcaacagcaaaaaaaaatccccagTTCTTCTACTTCCTCGGAACCTGAGGAAATCTTCCAATGTCATCTGTATCCCACAACACCTTCCAAAGTATCCTGACAAGATGCATTGCTGCATGGTACAGCAACTGATCTGCCCAAGAGTGCTGGAAGctgcagagttgtgaatgcagttcAGTCCATTACATAAACCCTCCCACCCATAGACTCCATCTACATTTCTACTACCTTGGAAATACTGTAAAATACTCATCCAACCACTGCCGCACTCTTTTCATCTTCCTCCCGTCAGGAAGATTCATGAGTGCGAGGTGACACAGAATTCAAGGATAGTTCCTTTCCTGGCATTATCAGACTCATGACAAACCTTACAAGTCTTTGCTGATTACTCTCTGCAACTCCAAACACTGAACTGTGTTTTGATTGCTGTACTAATGTATATATGGATTGCATTGGTGAcggctcacaaaacaaactttcttggAACTTGCGAGAAACTTGAATGAACGATGTTATGGTGGAGAGAATGCTGAAAAAATTCACAAGGATATTAAGGGGACTGGAAGCTTGAATAGCAAGGAGTGGATGGACTTTTTTCCCTGAATCATGAGGTTGAGATGAATTTAAAAAGACACAAAATCATGAGGAGAatggtgacaatttttctccccaGCATAGGGGAATCGAAAACTCGAGGACATAGATATaaagtaagaaaagaaaaatatgcGTAAAACACGTAATTCTGCAGACAAAATGTCACAATACTATTTCCCCTCTCCTTGTTtgttgttgtgccctccctcccatatccatctgttacctcctgcctgtgggactgtgctcctcccctgttcttcccaccctcccaccactattatgttcaggtgcctgcctccaTCATTTTatctataccttgaagaagggctcaagcccaaagcattggttatgtatccttatctttgctaaataaagtacactgtgcaatctgctgagtttctccagcatcgtgtttttacttaagAGAAAGACATGTGCTGTTTCTATAACTTACTAGCAAGGAGTTTGATGAAGATACACAGGATAATCATTCTTCCATTAGTTGTTTGAGAATATTCTCCAAGACACCAAGAAAAATCCATTGCTTTTACATGGATCTCCACCCGAGCCAACAAAACAATATTCTGAATCTTTGTCCTTTGATAGTCTGCTAGGTTGTCTGCTTAGTTTATAACCATCAAGTTTCATTACCCTCTAACTCAGGAATAACAGTGCAACCCACTGAACCAAACTAGCCTTGACATTGATCATTACCTTCGATCCAATTCATGTCTTCTAAAGGGACTTGAGCATCAACTGGCCACTTCTGTGTCATGGCCACCTCTGAAAGAGAACAGAGAACATGGATGACCATGTAAAAAAATTGATTCTAATGCTTCAGAATGGTTCACTTCTATTTGATTCTTGTTTTAAAAATGCTTCACCTCCCGCAGGATGCATGCTACAAATGGGTCTGCTACTAATGCTGGAGTGTACGTTCACATCATCAGATGCTTACTTCTTGCTCTTAAAACATAATTACATTTTTTGCATCTCATTTCACATGGTAGAACTTGTATATTCTAACTACACTCTAGGCAGCTTTGTCCAAATTCTGTATTTGCTTTATGAAGTGCCACCGTAAATTTTTGGCCCCGAATTTTGGTCTCCCTATGTTGTGATAACATC
The Narcine bancroftii isolate sNarBan1 chromosome 1, sNarBan1.hap1, whole genome shotgun sequence genome window above contains:
- the dnajc24 gene encoding dnaJ homolog subfamily C member 24 isoform X1, which gives rise to MSSNTLQKDWYEILGAGLSDSQQELRHKYQRLILLYHPDKQSADVPAGELEERAQRFIEIDQAWKILGNEETKREYDLQRREVAMTQKWPVDAQVPLEDMNWIEASSTLGQISCCTMQQCILSGYFGRCCGIQMTLEDFLRFRGSRRTGDFFLLLPRCGWTMTVHLS